Within the Pseudomonas oryzae genome, the region AGGGGTTGGCGTCGGCGCCGCAGATGCGGTGCTCGACGTGCCGCGTGCAGGCCGGGCCGCCCGGCACGCGCAGGCTGACGGTGCGGTTGTCGACGCCCCAGTTCAGCGCCAGCGGCGCGTAGCTGTGGGCCTGGAAGCGCCGGTAGGAGTTGGCGTTGGGGCAGAACAGCAGCAGCGAGTCGAGCAGGCTGGCGAGCATGCCGCCGACCGCCTGGCGCAACAGCGGGGTGCCGGCAGCGTCCTCCGCGGCGAACAGGTTGTTGCCGGCGGCGTCGGCCAGGCTGACGTGCATGTGCAGGCCGGTGCCGGCGATTGCGGCGAACGGCTTGGCCATGAAGCAGGCGCGCATGCCGTGGGCATGGGCGACGCCCTTGACCAGGCGCTTGTAGCGCACCGCCTGGTCCATGGCCTGCAGTGCCGGGCCGTGCTCCAGGGTGATCTCCACCTGGCCGGGGGCGTACTCGGAGATCGCCGTGCGCGCCGGGATGCCCTGCGCCTTGCAGGCGGCGTAGAGGTCGGCGAGGAACGGCTCGATCTGCTCCAGCTCGCGCAGGCCGTAGACCTGGGTCTGGGTCGGCCGGCCGCCGTCGGCGTCCAGCGCTGGTTGCGGCCGGCCGTGGGCGTCGGGGCGCTCGTCGAGCAGGTAGAACTCCAGCTCGCAGGCCATCACCGGGTGCAGGCCCTCGGCGGCCAGCTGGTCGATCATGCGGATCAGCAGGTGGCGCGGGTCGGCGACGCTGGCCGGCAGGCCCTCCAGCGGGTGCATGCTGACCTGCAGCGCGCCGGTCGGCACCTTGCGCCAGGGCAGGCGCACCAGGCTGCCGGGCAGCGGGTAGGCGCGGCAGTCGATGTCGCCGACGTCCCACACCAGGCCGCTGTCTTCCACGTCCTCGCCGGCCAGGCTGAGGCCGAGGATGGTGCTGGGCAGCGGGCGGCCGCTGCGGTACACGGCGAGCAGTTCCTCGCGGTGCAGCAGTTTGCCGCGCGGCACGCCGTTGGCGTCGAGGATGAACAGTTCGAAGAGGTCGATGTCGGGGTTCTGGGCCAGGAAATCCTGGGCTTCCTGCTCATGGGCGAAATGCATGGTCGCTCTCGTCTGCGCCGGGGCGCACGGGCTCCTCCCGCCGGGTGGGGGGAAGCGTTCATCGGTTGCCGCACGGGGCGGCGTCAGTGGGTGGCGATGAAACGGCGACGAGACGCGGGAGGCCGGGCGTGGCGGCAGTGAAACAGCGCCCAGAAGGCGAGGATGGCGTTGAGGAAGGGGTTGAGCCACGCCGCCACGAACACGGCCCGGCGCCGCAGGGTGGCGGCGAGACGGAGCGGGCTGAGGTTTAGCGTGGTCAGGGACATGAGCTGGCTGAAGGACCGGGATGCATTGAATCTAGGTGGGTTCGGGCTTGCCCGCAATAGCGCATGTGCATTTTGTTGCACAGCCTGCCCGGGTTTCCGCCACGCCTGCCTCTCCGGCTTGCGAGCGGAGCCCGCCCGGCGGCGTGGCCACAGGTTATGCTCCCCGTGCTGCCGGCCGGCTCTTGTGCCAGGTACCGGAAAGCCCCGGGCGACTCTGGGGCGCGTCCGGCAGGGACAGTCCCCTTTTCAGGAGAAAGCATGGATATCTTCAAGTCGCGTTCCGCGGTCGTGCTGCTCACCGGCCTGGTGCTGGCGGCCGGCTCGCCGGCCCTGCTGGCCGAGCCCAGGGGCAAGGACGAGCACCCGCAGCAGATGCACTCGCCGCAACAGGGCAAGGGCAACCAGGGGCAGAAAGGCGCCGCGCCCCAGGGGCACCAGCCGCAGAACGGCAAGCCGGCCAGCGGCGGGCCGTCCCGCCATGACGGCCATGGCGATTTCCGGGTCGACAGCGAGCGCATCCGTGTGACCATCGGCGACAACCGCGCGTACTGGAATCCGGGCAAGCCGTTGCCGCCGGGCATCCGCAACAACCTGCAGCGCGGCAAGCCGCTGCCGCCGGGGATCGCCAGGCAGCAGCTGGACCGTCGCCTAGTCAGCCGTCTGCCCTACCACGAGGGGCACGAGTGGGTGCGGGTGGGGACCGACCTGGTGCAGGTGTCGATTTCCACCGGGCTGATCAACGCGGTGCTGAACGACATGTTCAACTGACGCGCACAGGCCGGGGTCTGCGTGCCCCGGCTTTTTGCTGCCGGTCGCGGTGCCGGTGGCTACCCTTGCATGACAGGAGTCAGGCGAAGGAGGCGGGGGATGAAGGGACAGCCGTTCATCAGGCGCGTGGGTTTTGCCCTGCACGGGCTGCGCCTGGCGGTGCAGCGCGAAGGCAGCCTGCGCACCCATCTGCTGGCCACCACGGCGGTGCTGGTTCTGCTGCTGGCGACGCGGCCGGCGCCGCTGTGGTGGGCGCTGCTGGCGCTGGCGGTCGGGCTGGTGCTGGTGGCCGAGCTGGTCAACAGCGCGCTGGAGGCGCTGATCGACCACCTGCATCCCGAGCGTCATCCGGAGATCGGCGCGGCCAAGGACATCGCCGCCGGCGCGGCGCTGGTGGCCAGCGGCATCGCCGTGGTGGTGGGAGTGGCCTTCGGGCTGGACTGGCTGGCGGGCTGAGGCGCGCGTGCAGAGACGCCTGAATTCAGAAAGCCGAACAAGGTGTCGGGCTGGCGGCGCGGACAAAAAGACGCCGGCTTGTGGCCGGCGCGGAGAGACAGATCTGGAGTCCAACCGAAACGCTGCCGGGAGGCAGCGCGAGGGGCTTGGGGCGGGCCGAGGAACGGGCCCCGCTTGTGGCGGAACGCCGGCCCTGGGCCGCGCCGCAAACCGTCCTGGGGTGACGCCGCGCCGGTGGGGCGCGGCGAAGTCTTGCGAAGGGCTCAGCCGCGCTTGGCCACCAGGGTCAGGATGTCGTAGCTGGCCACCAACTCGCCGTTCTGGTTGGTGACTTCCACGTCCCAGGCCACCACGCCCTGCGGGGTGCCGAGGCTGGACTGCTTGCCCTGGTCGATCTTGCGCTTGCAGGTCAGGCGCGCCTGGATGGTGTCGCCGATGCCCACCGGGCTGACGAAGCGCAGGGTGTCGAGGCCGTAGTTGGCCAGCACCGGGCCGACGCCGGGGGAGACGAACAGGCCGGCGGCCGCCGACAGCACGAAGTAGCCGTGGGCGATGCGCTTGCCGAACTGCGATTCCTTGGCGGCGATCTCGTCGAAGTGCATGTAGAAGTGGTCGCCCGACAGGCAGCCGAAGTTGACCAGGTCAGCCTCGGTGACGGTGCGGCGGTGGGTCAGCAGCGACTCGCCGATCTGCAGGTCCTCGAAGTGGCGACGGAACGGGTGCACTTCGGTCTCGATGACCTTGGCGCCGCGCACGTACTCGCCGGTGATGGCGCTGAGCATGGTCGGCGAACCCTGCACCGCGGTGCGCTGCAGGTAGTGCTTGACCGCGCGGATGCCGCCCAGCTCCTCGCCACCACCGGCGCGGCCGGGGCCGCCGTGCTTGAGCATCGGCAGCGGCGAGCCGTGGCCGGTGGATTCCTTGGCGGCCTCGGCGTCCAGCACGTGCACGCGGCCGTGCCAGGCGGCGGCGGCCGGCACCACCTGGGCGGCGACGCGCGGATCCTTGGTGACCAGGGTGGAGACCAGGCTGCCCTTGCCGCGGGCGGCCAGGGCCAGGGCCTCGTCGATCTCGGCGTAGCCCATCAGGGTGCTGACCGGGCCGAAGGCCTCGATGTCGTGGGCGCCGCCGGTGGCGTGCGGATCGCGGCTCTTCAGCAGGGTCGGGGCGAAGAACGCGCCCTCGGCGACGTTGTCACCGACGAACTGCGCCTCGCCGCGGAACAGCAGCTCGCTGCTGGCGAGCAGGGCGTCGACGCGGCCGGAGACGTCGTCGAACTGGTCGTGGGAGGCCAGCGCGCCCATCTTCACGCCTTCCTTGCTCGGGTCGCCGACCACCACCTTGGCCAGGCGCGCGGCCAGGCGCTCGGCGACGGCGTCGATGCGGCTCTCGGGGACGATGATGCGGCGGATCGCGGTGCACTTCTGGCCGGCCTTGACCGTCATCTCGCGGGCGACTTCCTTGACGAACAGCTCGAACTCCTCGTCGTCCGGGGTCACGTCCGGGGCGAGGATCGCGCAGTTCAGCGAGTCGGCCTCGGCGTTGAACGGGATCGAGTTGCGGATCAGGTTGGGGTGCACGCGCAGCTTGGCGGCGGTGTCGGCCGAGCCGGTGAAGGTCACCACGTCCGGGCCTTCCAGACGGTCGAGCAGGTCGCCGGTGCTGCCGACGATCAGTTGCAGGCTGCCCTCGGGCAGCAGGCCGGATTCGTGCATCAGGCGCACGCAGGCCTCGGTAACGTAGCTGGTCGCGGTGGCCGGCTTGACGATGCACGGCATGCCGGCGAGGAAGGTCGGCGCGAACTTCTCCAGCATGCCCCAGATCGGGAAGTTGAAGGCGTTGATGTGCACGGCCAGGCCGCCGCGCGGCACCAGGATGTGGGTGCCGGCGAAGTGGTTCTGCTTGCCCAGCGGGATGGCCGGGCCTTCGTGGACCAGGTTGCCGGAGGGCAGCTCGCGGGTGCCCATGCTGGCGTAGGCGAACAGGGTGCCGGCGCCGCCCTCGATGTCGATCCAGCTGTCCATGCGGGTCGCACCGCTGTGGTGGCTGATCGCGTAGAGCTGTTCCTTGCGTTCCATCAGGTACTTGCCGAGCGCCTTGAGGATCTGCGCGCGGCTCTGGAAATCGAGCTTCAGCAGCGCCGGAGTACCGCTCTGGCGGGCGAAGCTGACCGCCTCGGCGAAGTCGAGCTTGTCGGCGTGGGTGTGGGCGACGATCTGGCCGTCGATGGCGCTCTTCAGCGCCTGGGCGGCGTCGGCGCCGATCCAGCGGCCGCCGATGAAACTTTGCAGGGTGGTCATCAGGGAATCTCCTGAAGCAAGGCAGAACGGGCGGTCATGGCCGCCCGTGATTGTTCTGTCCTGCGGCGCCACGCTGGCGCCGCAGGGGATAAAGTCGCCAGAGCCTGCCCACGACCTCGCGAGCTAGAGCCAGGCAAGGCGGAATCGGTTGAGGAAGCGGAGTTTGCTGGCTGCAAATGAGCATTCCGAAACCGATTCCAACGCCGCCTGGCCGACGCGCAGCAGGTCGTGGGCTGGCTCTCAGAGCTGGTCGAAGTCCAGCACAACCTCGTCGCTGACCGGGAAGGCCTGGCAGGACAGCACGTAGCCGGCGGCCACCTCGTAGTCCTCCAGCGCGAAGTTGGCATCCATCTCCACCTCGCCCTTGACCACCTTGCACTTGCAGGTCGAGCACACGCCGGCCTTGCACGAGTAGGGCAGCTCCATGCCGTGGGCGTTGCCGGCGTCGAGCAGGCTCTGGGTGTTGCGCGCCAGGTCGAAGCTCATGCTGCGGCCGTCGCTGGTCACGGTGACGTGGCTGACCGCGCCGCCGACCCTGGCCGCGGCCTCGCGGGCGGCACGCTTCTCGGCGGCGGCGCCCGGGGTGCCGGCGGTGAACAGCTCGAAGTGGATGCGCTCGTTGATCAGGTCGTGGCGGCGCAGGGCGTCGCGCACGCACTCGGTCATCTCCACCGGGCCGCAGATGAAGGCGGCGTCGAGGTTCGGCACGTCCAGCCAGCGGGAGAACAGCGCGTCGCACTTGGCAGCGTCGATGCGGCCGTTGTACAGGTCGATGTCCTGCTGCTCGCGGCTGAACACGAAGATCAGGTTGAGGCGGTCGAGGTACTGGTTCTTCAGGTCCTCGAGCTGCTCGCGGAAGATGGTGCTGGCGCTGGAGCGGTTGCCGTAGATCAGGGTGAAGCGGCTGTCCGGTTCGGTTTCCAGGGTGGTCTTGACGATCGACATGATCGGCGTGATGCCGCTGCCGGCGGCCACCGCCAGGTAGTTGCCGGCGCGCGCCGGATCCAGCGGGATGGAGAAGTGGCCGGCCGGCGGCATCACTTCCAGGGTCGCGCCGGCCTTGAGCTGGTCGTTGGCGAAGTTGGAGAACAGGCCGCCGTCCACGCGCTTGATTGCCACGCGCAGGTCGTCCTCGCTCACCGCGCTGCAGATCGAGTAGGTGCGGCGCACTTCCTCGCCGTCGATCTGGGTGCGCATCACCAGGTGCTGGCCCTGGGTGTAGTGGAAGCTGTCCCTGAGCTCGGCGGGCACGGTGAAGGCCACGGACACCGTGTCGCGGGTTTCCGGGCGCACTTCGCGGATGGTCAGCGTATGGAACTTGCTCATCTTGTTATTCTCCAGGCCCGCGTCGCGGCGGTGGGCGAGCCGTTCAGATGCACTTGAAATAGTCGAAGGGCTCCAGGCAGGAGCGGCAACGGTACAGGGCCTTGCAGGCGGTGGACCCGAACTGGCTGACCACCTCGGTGTCGTGGCTGCCGCAGTGCGGGCAGCTGATCTCGTCCTTCTCGCCGAGCAGGCTGCGCTTGCTGCTGCTGCCGGACGGCGGGGCGATGCCGAAGGCGCGCAGGCGCTCGCGGCCCTGCTCGCTGATCCAGTCGGTGGTCCAGGCCGGCGCCAGGCGGCGCTCGATGCGCGGGGCGCGGAAGCCGGCGCGCTCCAGGGCCTTGCTCACCTCGTTCTCGATCAGCTCGGTGGCCGGGCAGCCGGAGTAGGTCGGCGTCACGGCCACCTGCAGGTGGCCGTCGACCCAGGCGACGTCGCGGATGATGCCGAGGTCGATCACGCTGACCACCGGCACCTCCGGGTCCATCACCTGCTCCAGCACCTGCCAGGCGCGCGGCAGGTCGGACTCGTCCGCCGCGCGGGCGCCGCCGTCGGAGGCGATCAGCCCGGAGGGCTGATCGCTGCTGCCCATGCCGGCGACGGGGCTGCCGCCGAACAGGGCGTCGAGCTCGGAATCTTTGCTCATGGCTCCTCCGCTTGCGGTCGGTTGCGGACCGGGCTTACCAGGTCGCACCCGGGTAGGCGCGCTGCAGGAACTGCATCTCCGCCAGCAGGATGCCCAGGTGCTCGGTGTGCAGGCCGCGCTTGCCGTCCAGGTAGAAGTAGCTGGCCGGCTGCGGCACCGGCAGGCTGGCGGCGCCGAACACCTGCTCGACGGTGGCCTGCCAGGCGCTCGCCACGGCCTCGGCGTCGGCGGCGATGCCGGCAGTGGCCAGGCGCTGCTGGATCTCGTCGCCGGCCAGCAGGTCGCCGGTGAAGCGCCACAGCTCGTCGATGGCGGCGAGCATGCGCTGGCGGCTTTCCTCGGTGCCGTCGCCCAGGCGCTCGACCCACTCGCCGGAGCGGCGCAGGTGGTAGGTCGCTTCCTTGAGGGCCTTGGCGGCGATGGCGGCGATGCGCTCGTCCTTGGAGGCGGACAGCGCCTGCAGGGTGTGCAGGTGCCAGGCGTCGAACAGGAACAGCTTGGCGGTGGTCACCGCGTAGTCGCCGTTGGGCTGCTCGACCAGCAGGGTGTTGCGGAAGTCGCGCTCGTCGCGGGTGAAGGCCAACTGGTCGGCGTCGCGGCCGTCGGCCAGCAGCTCGGCGGCGTACTCGTACCAGTTGCGGGCCTGGCCGACCAGGTCGAGGGCGACGTTCATCAGCGCCATTTCCTCTTCCAGGGCCGGCGCGTGGCCGCACCACTCGCACAGACGCTGGCCGTTGATCATGGCGTTGTCGCCGAGGCGCAGCAGGTATTCGATCAGGTCGTTCTTGTTGTCAGTCATGACCGGCATCCTCACATGTGCCCGACTTCTTCGGGCAGCTCGTAGAAGCTGGCGTGACGATAGACCTTGTCCTGCGACGGGTCGAAGAACGGCTCTTTCTCGTCGCCGGCGGTGGCGGTGATCTGCGCCGAGGGCACGACCCAGATGCTCACGCCTTCGTTGCGGCGGGTGTACAGGTCGCGGGCGCTCTCCAAGGCCATGTTGGCATCGGCGGCGTGCACGCTGCCGACGTGCTTGTGGTTCAGGCCGTGCTTGGAGCGGACGAAGACTTCAAAAAGGATCCATTCGGACATGGCGGGGTTCTCCGATTCAGGCGCCGATCAGGCAGCGTTTTGTTTTTGTTGGCGTTTGGCGGCGTGGGCGACGGCGGCTTCGCGGACCCACTTGCCATCCTCGAGCGCCTTGCGGCGGGTGGCGATGCGTTCGCGGTTGCACGGGCCGTTGCCCTTGAGCACGTCGTAGAACTCCTGCCAGTTGATCTGGCCGAAGTCGTAGTGGCCGCGCTCCTCGTTCCACTTGAGGTCCGGGTCGGGAGCGGTGCAGCCGAGGAATTCCAGTTGCGGCACGGTCTGGTCGATGAAGCGCTGGCGCAGGTCGTCGTTGCTCATGCGCTTGATCTTCCAGGCCATCGACTGGGCGCTGTTCGGCGAGTCGGCGTCGCTCGGGCCGAACATCATCAGCGCCGGCCACCACAGGCGGTTGATGGCGTCCTGGACCATGTCCTTCTGCGCCTGGTTGCCGTGGCGCATCATGGTCAGGAGGATTTCGTAGCCCTGGCGCTGGTGGAAGCTCTCTTCCTTGCAGATGCGGATCATCGCGCGCGAGTAGGGGCCGTAGCTGGTGCGCTGCAGCACCACCTGGTTGACGATGGCGGCGCCGTCGACCAGCCAGCCCACCGCACCCATGTCGGCCCAGTTCAGGGTCGGGTAGTTGAAGATGCTCGAGTACTTGGCCTTGCCGGCGTGCAGCTTCTCGATCTCCTCGTCGCGGTCGGCGCCGAGGGTCTCCATGGCGCTGTACAGGTACATGCCGTGGCCGGCCTCGTCCTGGATCTTGGCCATCAGCTGCAGCTTGCGCTTGAGGGTCGGGGCGCGGGTGACCCAGTTGCCTTCCGGCAGCATGCCGACGATTTCCGAGTGGGCGTGCTGGGAGATCTGGCGGATCAGGGTCTGGCGATAGGCGTCCGGCATCCAGTTCTTCGGCTCGATCTTGATCTCGGCATCGATGCGTTCCTGGAAGGCGCGCTCCTCGGGAGACATCTCCTCGAGGCTCTTGACGCGCTTGACTCCGGTTTCGACGAGTTGTGCGTACATTTTCTTGTTTTCTCCAGCCGTGGTTGCAGGCAGGGCAGGGCCTGGGCGTTGAGTATTTGTATATGATACACAAACGATGCGCAAGAAAATATTTTCAGTGTCGCTTTGTGCCTTTTGGCGATGAGCGGGAGGGTTTTCAGAGCATCGGGAAGTGCCCGGGCGCAGGGGACTCCGTAGGGTGGGTTAGGCCGCAGGCCGTAACCCGCCAACCGGCCGCCAGGTCGGCCATGGCGATGCCTGGCGGCATCGTCGGTGGGTTACGCCGCGTTGCGGCCAGCCCACCCTACGGAGGCCGTGCGGGTGATTTGCGGGCATAAAAAAGCCCCGCCGCAGCGGGGCTCCTGGCTGGCGCCGGTCAGGCGCTCTTGCGCTTGTCGTAGACGTGGCAGGCCTTGCCTTCCGAGCGCTTGAGGCTGAAGCACGGGCAGATGTTGATGCGCGTGCTGATGCCGACGCTGCTCTTGATGTGGTGGGCCAGCTCGCGGCTCACCGCCTGGCGTTCGACGTCGTTCAGGTGCTCGAACTCGGGCTTGAGCTCGACCAGCACGTCCATGCCGTCGAGATTGCCGTTGCGATACACGTGCAGCTCGTACTGCGCGGAAAGCTGTTTGACTTTCAGCACCTGCTCCTCGATCTGCGTGGGGAACACATTGACCCCGCGGATGATCAGCATGTCGTCGCTGCGCCCGGTGATCTTGTCGATGCGGCGCATGGCGCGGGTGGTGCCCGGCAGCAGGCGGGTCAGGTCGCGGGTGCGGTAGCGGATCATCGGCAGCGCTTCCTTGGACAGCGAGGTGAACACCAGCTCGCCCATCTGGCCGTCCGGCACCGGTTCGCCGGTCACCGGGTCGATGATCTCCGGGTAGAAGTGGTCTTCCCAGATGGTCGGGCCGTCCTTGCAGTCGACGCACTCCATGGCCACGCCCGGGCCCATCACCTCGGACAGGCCGTAGATGTCCATGGCCTGGATGCCCAGGCGGCTCTCCAGCTCGCCGCGCAGCTGGCCGGTCCACGGCTCGGCGCCGAAGATGCCCAGGCGCAGCGGCAGCTTGTGCGGGTCGATGCCCTGGCGCTCCATCTCGTCGGCGATGTTCAGCATGTACGACGGGGTGACCATGATGATGTCCGGCTGGAAGTCCTTGATCAGCTGGACCTGCTTCTCGGTCTGGCCGCCGGACATCGGGATCACGGTGCAGCCCAGGCGCTCGGCGCCGTAGTGGGCGCCCAGGCCGCCGGTGAACAGGCCGTAGCCGTAGGCGACGTGGATGCGGTCGCCCGGGCGGCCGCCGGCGGCGCGGATCGAGCGCGCCACCAGGTTGGCCCAGGTGTCGATGTCGTTGGCGGTGTAGCCGACCACGGTGGGCTGGCCGGTGGTGCCGCTGGAGGCGTGGATGCGCGATACCTGCTCCATCGGCACGGCGAACATGCCGAACGGGTAGTTGTCGCGCAGGTCGCTCTTGCCGGTGAAGGGGAACTTGGCCAGGTCGGCCAGCGACTTCAGGTCGCTGGGGTGCACGCCGAGGGCGTCGAACTTCTGGCGGTACACCGGCACGTTGTCGTAGGCGTGCTGCAGGGTCCAGCGCAGGCGCTCGAGCTGGTGGGCGCGCAGGTGGTCGAGGCTGGCGGTTTCCATCGGGTCGATGATGGCGGTGTGCGCAGAGGCATTGTGCATGGCGTTCATGGCGTCTCTCTTTGTTCTTGTGTGGAGCCACGGGCGACTGGCGAGGCCGCCCGTTCTTCTTGTTATTGCGAATCGTCGATCAGCGTAGCGCGCTCACGGGGCGGGGCGCGCTGCGCCGGGTATCACAGGCGTTCGATGACCATGGCGATGCCCTGGCCGACGCCGATGCACATGGTGCACAGCGCATAGCGGCCCTGGCGCTCCTCCAGCTCGTTGAGCGCGGTGGTGACCAGGCGCGCGCCGCTCATGCCCAGCGGGTGGCCGAGGGCGATGGCGCCGCCGTTGGGGTTGACCCGTGCGTCGTCGTCGGCGATGCCCAGCTCGCGCAGCACGGCCAGGCCCTGGGCGGCGAACGCCTCGTTGAGCTCGATCACGTCCATGTCGGCCAGGCTCAGGCCGGCCAGCTCCAGCACCTTGCGGGTGGCCGGCACCGGGCCGATGCCCATGATGCGCGGCTCGACGCCGGCGCTGGCCATCGCCAGCACGCGGCCGCGGGCCTTGAGGCCGAAGCGGGCGGCGGCTGCCGGGCTGGCCAGCAGCAGGGCGCAGGCGCCGTCATTGACGCCGGAGGCGTTGCCGGCGGTGACGCTGCCGCCGTCGCGGAACGGCGTGCCGAGCTTGGCCAGCTGCTCCAGGGTGGTGTCCGGACGCGGGTGCTCGTCCTGCGCCACGACCTTGGCCGGGCCCTTGCGCTGGGGAATCTCCACCGGGACGATCTCGCGCGCGAAGCGGCCGCGGGCCATGGCGGCGCCGGTCTTCTGCTGGCTGCGCAGGGCGAAGGCGTCTTGGTCGGCGCGCGAGACGTTGAACTGCGCGGCGACGTTCTCGGCGGTCTCCGGCATCGAGTCGATGCCGAACTCCTTCTGCATGATGGCGTTGACGAAGCGCCAGCCGATGGTGGTGTCGAACATTTCGGCCGAGCGCGAGAAGGCGCTCTCGGCCTTGCCCATGACGAACGGGGCGCGCGACATGGATTCCACGCCGCCGGCGATCATCAGCTGGGCCTCGCCGCAGCGCAGGGCGCGGGCGGCGCTGCCGATGGCGTCCATGCCCGAGCCGCACAGGCGGTTGACGGTGGTGCCCGGCACGTTGATCGGCAGGCCGGCGAGCAGCGAGGACATGCGCGCGACGTTGCGGTTGTCCTCGCCGGCCTGGTTGGCACAGCCGAAGATCACGTCGTCGACGGCGGTCCAGTCGACCTGCGGGTTG harbors:
- the pcaF gene encoding 3-oxoadipyl-CoA thiolase; translation: MSEALIIDAIRTPIGRYAGALSAVRADDLGAVPLRALMARNPQVDWTAVDDVIFGCANQAGEDNRNVARMSSLLAGLPINVPGTTVNRLCGSGMDAIGSAARALRCGEAQLMIAGGVESMSRAPFVMGKAESAFSRSAEMFDTTIGWRFVNAIMQKEFGIDSMPETAENVAAQFNVSRADQDAFALRSQQKTGAAMARGRFAREIVPVEIPQRKGPAKVVAQDEHPRPDTTLEQLAKLGTPFRDGGSVTAGNASGVNDGACALLLASPAAAARFGLKARGRVLAMASAGVEPRIMGIGPVPATRKVLELAGLSLADMDVIELNEAFAAQGLAVLRELGIADDDARVNPNGGAIALGHPLGMSGARLVTTALNELEERQGRYALCTMCIGVGQGIAMVIERL